Proteins from a single region of Pseudomonas phenolilytica:
- a CDS encoding patatin-like phospholipase family protein produces MSKKVALVLGSGGARGYAHIGVIDEILARGYTIGCIAGCSMGAVVGGIYAAGKLREYRAWIEGLDYLDLLRLVDPSFSLGAIRGEKVFGRVREMLGEVNIEDLPIPFTAVATDLTNQQEIWFQEGSLELAMRASAAIPSLFTPVVQDNRVLVDGGLLNPLPIVPVVSSHCDLIVAVNLNANNHKQYSLPEIERPGRFDSMLTSISSHIPFWRKDGGGLSPQHIADIRASELLRGDQPPAAPSSETAPKSAAGSTVVDVGGPASLLELINQSFDVMQSSLAQYKIAGYPPNVLVNIPKRACRFYEFDKAPELIELGRIVAHDALARYELEL; encoded by the coding sequence ATGAGCAAGAAAGTAGCGCTGGTATTAGGCTCGGGAGGCGCGCGTGGGTATGCGCACATCGGCGTCATCGATGAGATCCTGGCACGTGGCTACACCATCGGCTGCATCGCCGGCTGCTCGATGGGCGCCGTGGTCGGTGGCATCTATGCTGCCGGCAAGCTGCGCGAGTACCGCGCCTGGATCGAGGGGCTGGATTATCTCGACCTGCTGCGCCTGGTCGATCCGAGCTTCAGCCTGGGTGCGATTCGCGGCGAGAAGGTCTTCGGCCGGGTACGCGAAATGCTCGGCGAGGTGAACATCGAGGATCTGCCGATCCCCTTCACGGCGGTGGCCACCGATCTCACCAACCAGCAGGAGATCTGGTTCCAGGAAGGCAGTCTGGAGCTGGCGATGCGCGCGTCCGCGGCGATTCCCAGCCTGTTCACGCCGGTGGTGCAGGACAACCGCGTGCTGGTCGACGGCGGCCTGCTCAACCCGCTACCGATCGTGCCGGTGGTGTCGAGCCACTGCGATCTGATCGTCGCGGTCAACCTCAACGCCAACAACCACAAGCAATATTCGCTGCCGGAAATCGAACGCCCGGGGCGCTTCGATTCGATGCTGACTTCGATCAGCTCGCACATCCCGTTCTGGCGCAAGGACGGTGGCGGTCTTTCGCCGCAACACATCGCCGATATCCGCGCCAGCGAGCTGCTGCGCGGCGACCAGCCGCCGGCGGCGCCGTCCAGCGAGACGGCACCGAAGTCGGCCGCAGGCTCGACCGTCGTGGATGTCGGCGGCCCCGCTTCGTTGCTGGAACTGATCAACCAGAGCTTCGACGTTATGCAGTCGTCCCTGGCGCAGTACAAGATCGCCGGCTATCCGCCGAACGTGCTGGTGAACATTCCCAAGCGCGCCTGTCGTTTTTACGAGTTTGACAAGGCGCCGGAGCTGATCGAGCTGGGGCGCATCGTGGCCCATGACGCCTTGGCGCGCTACGAGCTGGAGCTGTAG
- a CDS encoding AI-2E family transporter: MPNNDRLLVQILLLVLLGACLWVLAPFASALFWAAVLAFASWPLMRLLTRQLNGNASLAAGLLTFCWMVLVAVPLVWLGFNIADQIREANALLHDLQVDGLPAPPTWLGELPLIGDSLVTLWSTVHEQGTALLASARPYIGQVGNWLLVRSARIGGGMLELALSLVLVFFFYRDGPRLAAFVHSLLDRLIGGERADHYLELVAGTVQRVVNGVIGTAAAQAVLAYVGFSIAGVPAALVLGLLTFAFSFVMVPPLVWGPAVAWLVWQGDYGMAVFLGVWGMFIISGVDNILKPYLISRGGNLPLVVVLLGVFGGVLAFGFMGLFLGPTLLAVAFSLLGDWLIKEVPQTAEKDSTGEPIDKPQC, encoded by the coding sequence ATGCCCAACAACGACCGCCTGCTGGTGCAGATCCTGCTTCTGGTCCTGCTCGGTGCCTGCCTCTGGGTGCTGGCGCCGTTCGCTTCGGCGCTGTTCTGGGCCGCCGTGTTGGCGTTTGCCAGCTGGCCGCTGATGCGCCTGCTGACCCGTCAGCTGAACGGCAACGCAAGCCTGGCGGCGGGGTTGCTGACCTTTTGCTGGATGGTGCTGGTGGCCGTGCCGCTGGTCTGGCTCGGCTTCAACATCGCCGACCAGATTCGCGAAGCCAACGCCCTGCTGCACGACCTGCAGGTCGACGGTCTGCCAGCGCCGCCGACATGGCTCGGCGAACTGCCACTGATCGGCGACAGCCTGGTCACGCTGTGGAGCACCGTCCATGAACAGGGCACGGCGCTGCTGGCCAGCGCTCGCCCGTACATCGGCCAGGTCGGCAACTGGCTGCTGGTGCGCAGCGCGCGCATCGGTGGCGGCATGCTCGAGCTGGCGTTGAGCCTGGTGCTGGTGTTCTTCTTCTATCGCGACGGGCCGCGCCTGGCGGCGTTCGTCCACAGCCTGCTGGACCGGCTGATCGGTGGCGAGCGTGCCGACCACTATCTGGAACTGGTGGCCGGCACGGTGCAGCGCGTGGTCAACGGTGTCATCGGTACCGCAGCGGCGCAGGCGGTGCTGGCCTACGTGGGCTTCAGCATCGCCGGGGTGCCGGCTGCGCTGGTGCTCGGCCTGCTCACCTTCGCGTTCAGTTTCGTGATGGTGCCGCCACTGGTCTGGGGGCCGGCGGTCGCCTGGCTGGTATGGCAGGGCGACTACGGCATGGCAGTGTTTCTCGGTGTCTGGGGCATGTTCATCATCAGCGGGGTGGACAACATCCTCAAACCCTATCTGATCAGCCGCGGCGGCAACCTGCCGCTGGTGGTGGTGCTGCTCGGCGTGTTCGGCGGGGTACTGGCGTTCGGTTTCATGGGGCTTTTCCTCGGGCCGACACTGCTGGCCGTGGCCTTCAGCCTGCTGGGCGACTGGCTGATCAAGGAAGTCCCGCAAACCGCCGAGAAGGACAGCACCGGGGAGCCGATCGACAAGCCGCAGTGCTAG
- a CDS encoding DUF4892 domain-containing protein produces the protein MRWTGLLGLLLTGTPLLAADVAGSADLAVLARYPQAEIVDYRQAPVSERIYPLDSIRRISGKLRMASQVSAAGQLTVVTYQLPDTHSGIEAFTQSRHAVLDGGAELLFWCEGRECGSSSLWANAVFGKARLYGPEGQQAYLLARLPQAGDSLLALYGVTRGNGRSYLHVEQLEPSAPLGELLPNAATLLRQLRDSGELRLPRLPDEPSTEWSALLADLMRLDSTLRISLAGRTGAAWREALIAERIGARRLELDDSAEAGLLIRLLR, from the coding sequence ATGCGATGGACAGGCCTGCTGGGATTGTTGCTGACGGGCACGCCGTTGCTGGCGGCGGACGTTGCCGGTAGCGCCGATCTCGCGGTTCTGGCGCGCTACCCGCAGGCAGAGATCGTCGATTATCGGCAGGCGCCGGTGAGCGAGCGGATCTATCCGCTGGACTCGATTCGCCGTATCAGCGGCAAGTTGCGCATGGCCAGCCAGGTCAGCGCAGCTGGCCAGTTGACCGTCGTTACCTATCAGCTTCCCGATACCCACAGTGGCATCGAAGCCTTCACCCAGTCCCGGCACGCGGTGCTCGATGGCGGCGCAGAGCTGTTGTTCTGGTGCGAGGGCCGTGAGTGCGGTTCGAGCAGCCTGTGGGCCAATGCGGTGTTCGGCAAGGCCAGGCTCTACGGGCCGGAAGGTCAGCAGGCCTACCTGCTGGCGCGCCTGCCGCAGGCCGGTGACAGCCTGCTCGCGCTCTATGGCGTCACACGCGGCAACGGCCGCTCCTATCTTCATGTCGAGCAGCTGGAGCCGAGCGCGCCGCTCGGGGAGCTGTTGCCGAATGCGGCAACCCTGCTGCGCCAGCTGCGCGACAGTGGCGAGCTGCGCCTGCCGCGCCTGCCGGATGAACCGTCGACCGAGTGGAGCGCGCTGCTTGCCGACCTCATGCGGCTGGATAGTACCCTTCGCATCAGCTTGGCCGGGCGTACCGGCGCCGCCTGGCGCGAAGCCCTGATCGCCGAGCGGATCGGCGCCCGACGGCTCGAGCTCGACGACTCGGCCGAAGCCGGGCTGCTCATCAGGCTATTGCGCTGA